Genomic segment of Panthera leo isolate Ple1 chromosome B2, P.leo_Ple1_pat1.1, whole genome shotgun sequence:
AGATCAAGATGGAGTTCATCGACAACAAACTGCGGCGCTACACGACCTTCAGCAAGAGGAAGACGGGCATCATGAAGAAGGTACCGGGCCGGGAGGCTGGCCGGCCACCGGGGACACGGAGGGTGGGGACGCGCAGGGGGAGCCCGGGAGGAAGGCAGAGCCGAGGCGGAGGTGAGAGGCGGCGAGTCTGCAGGAGCTGTGTGGGAGGGTATAGCTGTTACCCCAGGAGGGCGAGAGGGGAGGGGCGCTAAGGaaatgtggggagaggggagatgccGCGAACGtccagagaagaggggaaaggcGCCGAGGTGGGAGTGACGGGCGCGAGAGAGGAACGGGGCCCTTGCGGAGTGAAGGGGTGAAGAGTGGTTGTGGGAagcttggaggctgcttggaaGGTGGTTAATGAGACGCGGGGGTCACTAGATCCAATGCCTTCTGGTGTTCGGGGGAGGGTGCTGGAAAAGCAGGGGGCCAAGGGAAGGTATGGAGGTGAAGAGGCTGAAGCTCTGTAACAACAATGAGCCAGCATGTGTGGGAAGAAGGTGGGCACCACAAGAGTAGTGCTGGCTGGAAGGACTGACAGGTATGATGACCGAATGGGGCTTAAGAGCCCCAGGTAAGGGAGCAAGGCAGGAGAACTGATGCTGCCCTGAGCAGCAGGGACTGAGTCGAGCGATGGCCATGTGTCTTCCTTTGCATCCACTGGAAACCCGCACACTCTCTGCAGGACAGACTTCAGAACCATCTGCCTTTGGGACAAGTGGTGTTTCCAGCCCTAGGGAGAATCTGTGCATGGAGTttggggggaaggcagggaggttTGCAGAGGTACCTAGAAATTCTTCCTCTTCCAGCCAGCAATCCAGTCAATAGGGATGAAGAAAGGAGCCGTCTTGAGGTGTAGAAGATATGGGAAGGGGTGGAAGCAGGTGAACTGGGAAACAAGCTAGAACCCTGGGGACATTGGATAGTGTTTATTTCTGTCCCCTATAGAAACTAGAGCTGCTTCCAAGGTGGGTTGTGGAACTTTTGGGAGAGTAAGGATACCATCCATGGGGCCACCCTTGGTTTCTTTCCTGGGCTCATGGAAGGGTGGTAGCTGCTAATCTAGCCCCCGTCTCCTCTCCCATCATTCCAGATGCTACTGCatcaagacaaagaaagaaaaaagggggtaGCACAGTATTATAGGGCAGAAGGACAAATGGCAGCAGGTTAGGGCTTGTGTGGTTTCTGGGAAGAAACATGGGACAGCTTAGAACTTACGTGGTGTGGCCCCTTATCCCTAATGCGACTTACAGTGTGATAGCAACTTCAGTTTGGTTCCTGTGACAGTGAAGAGTGGGTGAGAGCCCTCTCTCCATGAGGCTCTTGGCACTAAGCTGTAGTCAGGAGCAGCTACCTGCCCCCTGCCACCCCAAGTCCCCTGAGGTTATATATTCTGTCACTAGGGGGCTGTGACTGTGCCTGAGGTATCTGCAGGTCAGTGGCTGCTCCTCAGAGGAGGAGCATGGTAGTTCTTCTGCTCTCCAGCTCACTTCCAGATATCTTGATAGACCCTTTCCCTGCCCCAGTCACTGGAGAGGAAGGTCCCTGGGGGACAGGGGGGGCGGACAGGGGGTTGAGATcactgtgtatttcttttcttccctactTCCCAAGGAAGGTAGAGAGAAATAGTTTGGCTGACCTACCCATctcctcccccctacccccaggCCTATGAGCTGTCCACGCTGACAGGGACACAGGTGCTGTTGCTGGTGGCCAGTGAAACAGGCCATGTGTATACCTTTGCCACCCGCAAACTGCAGCCAATGATCACCAGTGAGACTGGCAAGGCACTGATTCAGACCTGCCTCAACTCGCCAGACTCTCCACCCCGTTCAGACCCCACCACAGACCAGAGAATGAGTGCCACGGGCTTTGAAGAGACAGACCTCACCTACCAGGTGTCGGAGTCCGACAGCAGTGGGGAGACCAAGGTGTGTTTGGGTCGCCTAtctgaggggaaggaaggggagggacttcaccggcagagaggggaggggggtcccCGTCTCTCCCTCACTCAGGATAGGTGCCCACCGAGGTGGGATGGAGCCGGGTTAGTGCCCCTCATCCTAGGGGACAGGTGTCCATCCTCGCCATCCTGACAGGAGGCCGGCCCCCTAGATAAGCGGGCGGCCTCCGTGCCCTTATAAGGCCGGCTCCGGCTCCAGGCCGGCCTCCCGCCTGCAGCCCGCCCGCCTGGCAGGGCCCTTGCATTCCTCCCGCCAGCTGTCtccctgctgggggcgggggcgtaGCTTAGCCCTGCCCTCGCAGCGGGCTGAGTTGCCAGGGAGTAGGAAGGAAGCACTCGTGGGCTCCAGGGTCCTGGGAACCCAGCACTGTCGACAGGCGGGCTCGTTGACTGGGCTGGAGACTACCTTACTAGCCAGCCGCCTACCTCTTCAGGATGTCCGGGCCTGGGCACGTTTAGGGAGTGTATTCGCTGCTGCTAGGGATGCTGGCCCTAGTTAcgcctcccccttcctcttcccggTAAGGAGAGGGGGCGGGGCTTCCTCCATTGCTCCTCTGGGGAGCCCCACCTTCCGGGTGGCCCTTCACTAACTGGCCAATCGGAGGAAGCGGCACTGTTTGCCTTAGCAACGCCTTCGCCAATCAGAGGCTTCGAGCTGAGCTGCCTAGCAAACATCCCGCACTGACCCACCCCCAGTATTTGAACCCCCTCAGTTCTCTGGGCTTGGTTCTCAGTCTgtggcttcctccttccccttctaaGAACAAAGGCTCGCTGAGGGGAGGGTCAGTGCTCCGGGATACCCCCTCTTACTGGCATATCATCTGTAATTGCAAACTCTTGAAGCAGTAGGGCTCATTTATTCCCAGGGAACTTTGTTGAAGGAATAAATTCCTTTGGTAGTTTAATAGGAGCGCCTATTTAATacgggctcagtcggttgagcatctgactcttaatttcagcccaggtcactaTCTCCTGGTTAGTGAGATAAAGCTCTGCCTCAGGCTTCGGGCtgacaacctgcttgggattctctctctctgcccttcccccatgtgcacacgtgctctctcaaaataaataaataaacaaacataaaaataataataaattatgtatttaaaaaattccattgatAGTTTAAATCGTTAAGTATTTGGCATGAGTGCTTAATTGCCAAACACCCAAGATCTCTCTGAAACCCTAAATTCCCTGAAAAACTCTTGTCCCTATCTCAGAAGCCTGGCAAATCAGAGctggaaagattttttaaaggacatagtAGCCCAGCCCCCTCATGTTTACAGAAGAGGAGAACTGAGGCTCGGAAAGAGGAAGTGATTTCCCCAGGGTCACATAGATGATTACTGCCAGAGCCGGGAATAGACCCCTGTGTCCTGGTCCCCCAGCCGATGTGATTTACCACAGTTCACTGGGGCAGAGAATTCGGGGAATTGGGATGGTATCCTCAGCAGAGCAGCAAATACTTACTGCTCTTTTTAGGTGTCAGGAACTTTATGTGTGTTAACCTATTAATCTTCACAACACCTATGGGGGTAGGTCTTCTCCTTTTACAGACGGGAAACTGAAGTTCAGCAGctcagtaacttgcccaggggTCAGACGGcaggtaaatggcagagctggggtttgaacccaagcTCACTGGTTCCAGTCTGGGTTGTGTCACGCCACACAAAGCTTCTGCAGGGGCAGGGTCCGGTAGAGGCTCACTGCTGCATCTTTCCTCTGGGTGTAGGACACACCGAAACCCGCGTTCACAGTCACCAACCTGCCGGGTACCACCTCCACCATCCAAACAGCACCCAGCACCTCTACCACCATGCAAGTCAGCAGCggcccctccttccccatcacGAACTACCTGGCACCAGTGTCTGCTAGCGTCAGCCCCAGTGCTGTCAGCAGTGCCAACGGGACTGTGCTGAAGAGTACAGGCAGTGGCCCTGTCTCCTCCGGAGGCCTCATGCAGCTGCCTACCAGCTTCACCCTCATGCCCGGTGAGTCAAGTCACAAGGGGCAAACTGAGCGTGCCAAGAGTGGGTTTAGGGCTGGCACAAGGAGAACCTCTTTCCCTGCTAgaaggagggtgggcaggggccagagcCTGAGAGAAGCCTCTTATATCTCACTGGTAGGCACACCCTTCCCCACTGGGACCGCTATTATCCTTGTCAATAAGTTTCAACCATACTCTCTGGCCTTGTCTAGCTAGCCCCGCCCTGTGCCCCCCACTGCCACAGGGACCATAGACATTCCACCACTTCCCTACCTTGAGTGGAGGATAGGTCATGTCCTTGATGGTTCAGTGCTAGCTCCTATGTCAACCAAGGAGGCAGAGGCaaggcctggggtgggaggaggagggaagggcacgAGCAGAGGGCAGAAACCCATGGAGACAAGATTCAGGACACAAAGGGCCTGTTTAGCTCCCAGGAAAGATAGCTATGGGAGTTGGGGAGCAGTGTGCCAGACCCTGGGCCTAGGGTTGTTTGTGGGTACTTGGTGCAGGTGGTGGATGGGTAGGACAGAACATGAGTAAGTCTCTGTGTCTCATAGGTGGGGCAGTGGCCCAGCAGGTCCCAGTGCAGGCCATTCAGGTGCACCAGGCCCCACAGCAAGCGTCTCCCTCTCGCGACAGCAGCACAGACCTCACGCAGACCTCCTCCAGCGGGACAGGTATAGCTCAAAACTctcacctccctgccctgcctcatTCATGAGGCCTAGCAGCAAAGTGCCCAGCAATATCCCTCCTATAACTAAGGTCTGAGAATTTCTTAATGTGGAGATGGAGGCATTTGGCTTAACCCTTATTCTAATCCTTATGGGAAATTCAGGTGAGGATGGCTGGGTTTGGAATCCTGCCCTGTGGTAGGGCTATGGATTCCAGGAAGAAATTAGGGAGCATTGAGGCCATGCTTCTCTTCATTCAGATGAGAAGCTGGAGGCCCAGAAAGAAGTTACTTGCCCAAAGACACATGTTTGCTTAATTATCAGGAAAGATTTATAAAGCAGTTTCCTTGTGGGAGGGTATCCTAGGTTCTGAGTAGCTGTAATTCCTCTTGGTGTCTCTAGTCATTTCAGAAATGATGagacactttcaaaataaaattaattttaagttctTGTTAGTGACAGTCTTGTTACACAAGGTGTGGTCTATGGACAGAAGCCtagcatcatctgggagcttgatagaaatgcagactcttaaGTCTTACCCCAAACCTACTGAACTAGAATCTgctttttaacaagatcccaggtgacCTTATGCACGTTAACGTTTGATGTTTAAAAGATGAGTTTGTTAGCCACACGtttagaaagagggagaagtgagaacaaataaaaatgggaTAATGGAACCCCCTGAAAAGGGAGTATGTGAGTTTCCTTAGAGTGGGTCAGTCATTGTAATCTTTGTTTTTCCCAGGGCCTTAGGGTCTTGGAACAAAGAATTCAGCAGATAGACAATTGAATGGTACAATGTGATAGGATACAATTAAAGGTTGGTGCTCTtgtgttcaagaaaaaaataaggctttTCTTAGTTGATGAAAGGGAGCAGAGGAATGAGTCTTCTCCTACTTCTGACCTGGGAAGTGGCATGAGGGCTCTGGAGTCCTGGAATTCCTGGGAGTGGGATGGGGGCCAGTGCCAACCTCACagatgtgtgtctgtgtttgccAGTGACATTGCCCGCCACCATCATGACGTCATCCGTGCCCACAACTGTGGGCGGCCACATGATGTACCCTAGTCCCCATGCGGTGATGTATGCACCCACCTCGGGCTTGGCTGATGGCAGCCTCACCGTGCTCAATGCCTTCTCCCAGGCGCCATCCACCATGCAGGTGTCCCACAGCCAGGTCCAGGAACAAGGTGAGTtgtggggtggggctgagaaAAGGAGGACCATTTCCTCCCTTATATACCCACATACTCAAATGGTCCCCCACATATACACCTAGGTgtacacattcacatacacaaaCTAGGATGTCCACacatatacctacacacacacacacacacacacacacacacacacggatgctTGCACATATATTTTGACACCCATAGCTGTTCACTAGGCTACATGTGCACTCTTGAAAACGCATACCTACATGCACACATGGACACGGACACATTTGGACACTCACCTTTGGGCACGTACGTCTGAGACTTACCGGGTCACTTGTGCATTTATCATCACTTCTCCGATAATCTGGAAGTTTCACTTGAGCAGGCGATTTGAGTATCTTTTGTGGTTTCCCACTGCAGGTGGTGTCCCCCAGGTGTTCCTGACGGCACCATCTGGGACAGTGCAGATCCCTGTTTCTGCAGTTCAGCTTCACCAGGTAGGTGGGGGGCACCCTTCACCCcatgccagccagccagccatttCTTTATCTTGACCTTGGGGATTCAATTTACCTATTGGTCAAAGCCAAGATCCCTAGTCAGGAGGCCTGTTTTCCTGGTCAGGCCTGTGGTGGACAGGCAGGCAAGCAGTGGGAGCTTCCCCTGGCTGGTCCCTCTTCCTTACACATCCTTTTCCCTCCAGATGGCTGTGATAGGGCAGCAGGCTGGGAGCAGCAGCAACCTCACCGAGTTACAGGTGGTGAACCTGGACGCCGCCCACAGCACCAAGAGTGACTGATCCGCCCTGCCGCCCTGGACAGATGGCCCAAGGGATGGCACCACTTATTTATTGTTGCCTTTTCACGTTTTCTTTACACACACGTTGACGGGccgcaggagggaggcagggaggaggagtgggCAGCCACGGGACTGAGCCCTCTCACTCCAGCCAAAGAAATGGGCCAGCCTGCCCTCCACCCcgtcctccctcaccctcccctcctaGCTCCACCTCCCATTTTCTGTTGATGGTGGGGCTGTCCTCCCGCCTCAGACTCCCCTTGCCAGCTTGGCTCCATGTTTGCCATGAGTATTAGCTTATCCAATGGGACCGTGCCCCACCTTCCCACACACAGGCCTCTGTGGGACTAGGCACTGTGTTCCCCCTGAGGAAGCAGTTGGGGTCCTCTCCCAGCCTTGCTGACTCTGTGTCAGCCCTGTGTCTGTCACAGGCTGGACAAAAAGAGCCCTACCCCTGCCCCTCAGGGAGCCACCTGGGGAGATGGGGCTTCTTCCCTCACGCTGCCGCCCCGTTGTCTCTGCAGCTCCTGAGAACTGGGCCTGTGCACAGAGCAGGTTTCTGGGGCcatctgccctgccctgccttgccAATCCCCTTGGGACTCCAGGGACTCCCGGGTTGGAGGGAACCACCAGTGTTCCCTCTCACCCTGTCttccccccctctcctcccagctgcTTTACTTAAAGTtgattttgaactttttatttgaGGAGACGAAGTGAAAacaaatctataaatatatatttttaaaatatttaaacttttttttatggcGTTTTTCtcgtccccctccctccccaagctCCCCTTCCCTGGGGAGCCCTGGGGCTCCCCGGAACTGGCTGGGCCTCTGGGGACAGAGCCACCCCATGAGCTCGGGGCCCACCAGTGTGTAGGGGAGATTCTGGGATTGCCCGgtcctgggttgtttccaggagAAAACCGGGGGAGGGGCCCTCAGGCCATGCCCCaacggggtggggagggtgacCCACAGCCCTGGGTCTCTTTTTGCCCTTTAGGGCTGTTgcaagggagagggaagagggagaccaaatgtgggggcgggggtgggagggtgtcAGGTAGAGGCAACTGACTTCATTTGTGCCACACACATGGGCATTGCAGCCTTGCGCTCCCCCAGGCCTGCAGCTGCCTGGGGCCCAAGTTGCAGTGAGCAGggtggggtctgggagggggTGAGAGGCAGGAATGGGGGGCAGAAGAAATGGGAGCAGCTCTTGGGCTGAGTATAGAGATAGGGGAGCCAGAAATGGGCAGCTCTCCCAGGGAGTGAGCAGCTactgtaacttttttaaattaagacaaaaagccttgaagaaaatgactttatttttctaagtgtaaCCTCAGTATTTATGTAATTTGTACAGGGGCCGTGCCCTACCCCACTCTGCCCGCTACGGGGTAGACCTTGAGGATGGGCCAGCATAGGGGGAGGGTCTTTTACCCTGTGTCAGAGCCTACCTTCAACCCCTATATCCAGAAAGGGAGCTTTTTTTCAGAACAGGGCAGCAGTTGGGGTGGAGTTTTATTAACCCCTGTGACTGCCTTCAGGAAGAACAATCCTGCTTCTGTGATTAggtgaaggggtgggggaagttTTTGTGCACAGCCTAGTTATCAAGGGGATGATTTGCCGACATGTTTGAGAACCCCTGTAACCTCTAACCCCCATTGCTGTCTTGCCCCAGTTTGGGGTACCAAGATGGAAGTCACCATTCTGGGCTTTCTCCTGGAGATAGCTGGGGTTTATGGGTGGCTTACAAGGCTGGGGCATGGCAAATCAGGGGCCAGAGAGTGGGGGAGCTTGGGACTCAGGTCTGTAACTGCCCagccccctttctctgctcttgtTTCACTCCACGATCATTCActcactccccactcccccacccaggGAAGGAGACTGATGaattcctcctctccttctcacGAAAGACAGACCCAGTGAGTGAATCAGGCAAAGTGCTTATAATGTGTGTTGTGTGAGCGTGGCCTTGGGAGAACATGTGTGTGTCAGGGATGAGGTGGCATTTATATGTGCAGCAACCCTTGGTGTTTCCCTTCCTTGGTGGCTCTGgagtgcgtgtgtgtatgtgcgtgcgcgtgtgcatgtgtgtgcaagtgtgtgtgcctgagtgtgtgtgtgtgcgtgtgtgtgtatgaatgtggaGTGTGTATGTAAGTGGTTTCTACTTCCCCTGGGATGCTGACCCAGGAATAGTGGACATGGTCACAGTCCTATGTACAGAGCtttcttttgtattaaaaaaatactctttcaataaatgtatcatttttgtGCACAGACAGTGGGGTCTTTGCCTCCGTTTCTCCgtgtagggagggagggaagaatgaaaaggaatcaAACTCTAAACGTTGCTCTGAGATGCAAGCCTGGCTGCTTGATGAGAACAAGGGCAAAGCTAAGGGGTGCTTTGGGCTGCCCTGCGGCTTAATCTAAGGAACATTTCGGGGAACTGGAGCCTTTATCGTTGTGCATGGTTTTGTTAGGTGTTTAGGCCAACACACAGATGAGCCATATTAATTTATAGGTAAAGTGACTCAACCAAGCCAAAGCACTGCTTAAGGAGTTTGGGTTTGGGAAACTCATGGCCACGTGACCTCGTGAAAACTCAAAGGACAGCTCCGGGCTGAAGGTGTAGGTTTCTGGTGGATGGGGAAGCCGACCCACTGTATGCCAATGCTGCTTCCGAGGTGATGGAGGGAAAGCGCTGCGTACTTCTGCAACGAGGAGCAACGCGACAGCGAGCGCCGCCTCTGACTGCAGCGCGCCCCCAACGCAGCGACGCGGCCACTACGCATGCTCCACTCGCGCGCCCTTCCGCCACGCTCGACTGTGGGCCGCTGGGGGACCCGTAGAAGCCGGGCCGGGCCCTCCCTCGCCGTGTGACCCGGAAGGGAGCTGCTGAAGAGGCGGGGCCAGGACGGCGGGACCGGCCGCTGGCTCCCAGCGAGGGCCAAGCTGGGCGGTGGGAGGTGAGAGGAGGGTCCTGAGGCGACCCAGTCCCTGCCGCGTTCCCTTCCCGCTCCCAGACGCGGTCTCCGTGGGGTTGACGACGGGAGCCAGGTCTTGCTCTCTCAGATTCTCTCGGTCCTGTCAGCCTCCTCGGACCGCGCCCCCCCATCCTCACCCCGCCTCCTAAAGCCGTTCCGCTGCCCTAGTGGCCTCCGCCACCCCATGGTCTGCAAGCTTGGGCCTGACCTTCCTACACGCGTCTACCTGCTGTCTCATCCCCAGGTCCAGACCTCACCCCCACACCTCAGTTTACAGCTTCTGTTTTAGGCCCATGATAGTTCTGCTTCTACCCCCCACTTTAGCCCATCGGTTGTTTTACTTCACCCTGCTCATCCGTTGTCCATCGCTAAGTCACTTCCCTGCCTtgtccccccaaccccatcccgACCCCCGCCACACTACCAGGACCCCTGCCC
This window contains:
- the SRF gene encoding serum response factor encodes the protein MLPSQAGAAAALGRGSALGGSLNRTPTGRPGGGGGGGGTRGANGGRVPGNGAGLGPGRLEREAAAAATTTPAPTAGALYSGSEGDSESGEEEELGAERRGLKRSLSEMELGVVVGGPEAAAAATGGYGPVSGAVSGAKPGKKTRGRVKIKMEFIDNKLRRYTTFSKRKTGIMKKAYELSTLTGTQVLLLVASETGHVYTFATRKLQPMITSETGKALIQTCLNSPDSPPRSDPTTDQRMSATGFEETDLTYQVSESDSSGETKDTPKPAFTVTNLPGTTSTIQTAPSTSTTMQVSSGPSFPITNYLAPVSASVSPSAVSSANGTVLKSTGSGPVSSGGLMQLPTSFTLMPGGAVAQQVPVQAIQVHQAPQQASPSRDSSTDLTQTSSSGTVTLPATIMTSSVPTTVGGHMMYPSPHAVMYAPTSGLADGSLTVLNAFSQAPSTMQVSHSQVQEQGGVPQVFLTAPSGTVQIPVSAVQLHQMAVIGQQAGSSSNLTELQVVNLDAAHSTKSD